The DNA sequence GAAAACAGAATCATGTAGCGCCCATCGTGTTTCGGTTTTTTTGAGCCCAGATGGTCCAAACCTTTGTGGATGGCGTAATACAGCGATGTGTCTCCGCTTCTGACCTTCAGATCATTAATGCTCTTACGCAAGAGCTCTGTATCCGTGGTAAAATCGCAAACCACCTCCGCTTTTTCGCTGAAAGCCATGATGCAGATCTCGTCTTGAGGCCGTTTTTCATCAATAAAAGTAAGCAGACCGCTTTTCACGCTGTTCAAGGGTTTTCCACCCATCGAACCGGAAACGTCCACGTTTATCAAAACGGAAAGCCCCTGCCCGGAAGATTCAAAGGTGCTCACACTATAAATGCTGTCCACCTCGATGCCGCCAAAATTGATTTTGAAGTTTTTCGGGTTTAGTTTTTGCAGGGGTTCGTCGTCCGCGTCCAGCGTCAAAACAGTGCTTTGCACGGCTTTGGGAAAACCATCCGCGTTTGTTCGCAGGTGATGAATGCTGATATTTTGCGCCCAAAGCGGCGCGAACAGCAGAAGCAGGGTCAGCAGTTTACGCATGATGCACCTCAAACCGTTTTAAGCTTCAAATCCACCGTGGCGATGCGGATAATATCGTTTTCATTCAGATAAACCTTGTCCTCAATCATCTCGCCATTCACGAAAGTACCGTTTGAGGAAAGGTTGTCTTCGATGATATATTTGCCGTTACGACAGAGCAGAACAGCATGTTCGGCAGAAACACCGGGTATGGACAGCCGAATGTCGCAGTTTTGCGCGCTACCGATGATGTGGCGTCCCTGGTAGAGCTTGTAATCCCGTCCCATGGGATCGATGTCGAAGGTCACCAGCCAACCCGTGAGCATCCGATTTGCCTGGGGACGAGGTTTGGCTTCAGAGCCTGATTCAGCTTCAGGCTCGCTGGGTTCTGCTCCCAGAATCACAGTTTTGTCGTCCGCTGGGGCAGAAGGAGCGGCGTGTCCTGGCTGGAGGCGTGCTTTGGAGGTATCCAACCGGGTTTTATCCACGTCATCACCCATTCTGGCGGTGGGCTGCAAACCCAGGTTATCACGAGCCGGCGGGCAATGTGGACAGGCAGGCAAGCTGGCATCGTAGTCGTGGCCATTCGGACAGGTGCGCAAGTTCGAGCGCAGCGCTTTTCCGCATGATTTGCAAAAAATGGCGTGGTCTGGATTGATGGCATTGCAAGCGGGGCATTTCATTTTGGTCTCCTAATCTATGTTTATCTATTTATTTAACCGGGATTTAAAAGTGTTGAAGTCCGACCCTTTCAGGCACAGAAAACTTGGGGAAATGGTTCCCAAAACAAAGAAATCAAAACAAGCCTTCAGGCAAGTAGTCATATCGTCTCCTTGGCTCTCAAATGAACGCTAAATTATGGCTCCGACGCATCCGAAGCCAAAATTAACTCAAGCCCCAAGTGCTTTTTTCTGTCAAGAAAAATCTCCCCAACTGATTTTTGGTATTCATTATATAGGCACCCCCTTGGCTGTGAGTTTTTCCTCTCCGGGCAGTTTTTGGTTGACAAATAAAGCAAGCCTTCTAAACTTAGAAAACCAAATCAGGAGGTGATGAAAATGAAAAAACTGCTGTTCCTTTTGCTTGCCTTGTTCGCCGTAAGCGCCTTTGCCGGTTCTGTTTACGTGATGGACACCGGCAAGGCCGATCTCAATATCTGGGTTTGCCAATATAAAAGCGAAGCCGACATCTGCGTGTATGTGGATGAATACCGCTCCGCCGCCAAAAACAAGGACTGCATCTGGTTTTTCGAGCGCTATAAAAGCAGTGCCGACTTCACGGTGAAATTCGTTAAATATAAATCCCAGGCAGATTTGAAGGTGTATTACGTGAAATATAAATCTCAGGCTGAGTGGCGAAAATCACACGCTTGGACGGGTAGGCTGCAATAATGTCACAAAGCTCCGTCTTTTAAAGCTTTGAGCTGCCATCGCGCTTTCCTCCTTGAGCCTGGCTCATTCATGCCTCAAGAGCTTCTCATTATCATCCCAAGCCCTATATGGGAACTTCGTTGGAAGCTATTTGGTTACACAAGAGCCACAACACGGTGGGAATATCGGAAAGACCAAATCATTCGACTGCTTCCATAAATATAAGAACGAGTCTGTTGTAAAACACCCCGCAAGTGCTTAAACCTATATGTCGCATATGGTTATCCTTTGAAACATAAGGGAGACATAAGGAGGCAAGCAAGAGCGACCCCAAAAATCCGTTCCCAATGCCAGACTGAGACCATCCTGATGCTTAATCCAGATAAAAAATAAATTGTTCCTGATTTCGTGTTGTTGATAACTCATCCCGACATGTTTATTTAACTTGATTCGTCACAGTGTTTTCACAGCTCTCAAACAGCAAGAAAAAACAGCCCACCAGAAAAACTGATTGACAAAAATCGGCAGCTTTTTGGGATGGTTTTCCCAATGCGGGTGATTAGCTCAGTTTGGTTAGAGCGCTACGTTGACATCGTAGAGGTCACTGGTTCGAATCCAGTATCACCCACCACCCTTTCTTTTGGGGTGATTAGCTCAGCTGGTTAGAGCGCTACGTTCACATCGTAGAGGTCACTGGTTCGAATCCAGTATCACCCACCACCTCCTTTAACGCCCCCTTTCGAGGGGGTTTTTCTTTTTCCGGATAAAAACATCTGGAGGGGACAAAATCCTTTTTCCAATCGGTCAAAATATCTCTCTTGCGATGGCGATTTTTGTCAAAAAGATGAAAATATATCTGTATAAATCAAGTCAAATCCGCCTTAGACAAAAAAAGCATTTGACAATTATGGCGTTTTATAGGTGATGCAATGTAAACTGAAAATAATGTTTAAAATGGTATAGGAGTTTGCGTATGAAGTTGCACATACGTGCTTTAGCTTTGATCGTGCTGCTCGGACTGCTGGCCTTTGGCTGTAGCGGACCCTCTGGTGCGGATCAGAAAAAGCTTGGCAAACAGACCGTTAGCAACCTCAAGGTTGAAGATATTCGCGGTGACGGCGGCGACGGCCTGATGCTGAGTTGGAAACCACTACCCAAGGAAAGCAGAG is a window from the Candidatus Cloacimonadota bacterium genome containing:
- a CDS encoding FHA domain-containing protein, with protein sequence MKCPACNAINPDHAIFCKSCGKALRSNLRTCPNGHDYDASLPACPHCPPARDNLGLQPTARMGDDVDKTRLDTSKARLQPGHAAPSAPADDKTVILGAEPSEPEAESGSEAKPRPQANRMLTGWLVTFDIDPMGRDYKLYQGRHIIGSAQNCDIRLSIPGVSAEHAVLLCRNGKYIIEDNLSSNGTFVNGEMIEDKVYLNENDIIRIATVDLKLKTV